One segment of Streptomyces sp. NBC_00576 DNA contains the following:
- a CDS encoding geranylgeranyl reductase family protein, translating into MTEPLSENTADVIVVGAGPAGSTTAYYLAKAGLDVLLLEKTSFPREKVCGDGLTPRATKQLVAMGIDISEEAGWLRNKGLRIIGGGVRLQLDWPELASFPDYGLVRKRDDFDEQLARQAQKAGARLYERCNVGAPITDDRTGRITGVHAKLGEDKREVTFHAPLVVAADGNSTRLSLAMGLHRREDRPMGVAVRTYFTSPRHEDDYLESWLELWDRRGAEDRLLPGYGWIFGMGDGTSNVGLGVLNTSDSFKELDWREVLKAWCASMPEDWGYTPDNMTGPIRGAALPMAFNRQPHYTKGLLLVGDAGGLVNPFNGEGIAYAMESGQIAADVIVQASARATPAQREIALQRYPRVLKDTYGGYYTLGRAFVKLIGNPKVMKIAAERGLTHPLLMKFTLKMLANLTDPTGGDAMDRIINGLSKVAPKA; encoded by the coding sequence GTGACCGAGCCCCTCTCCGAAAACACCGCCGATGTGATCGTCGTCGGGGCCGGGCCAGCCGGTTCCACCACCGCCTACTACCTGGCGAAGGCCGGACTCGACGTACTGCTGCTGGAGAAGACCAGTTTCCCGCGCGAGAAAGTGTGCGGCGACGGTCTGACGCCCCGGGCGACCAAGCAGCTCGTCGCGATGGGCATCGACATCTCCGAGGAGGCCGGCTGGCTGCGGAACAAGGGCCTCCGCATCATCGGCGGCGGCGTCCGCCTCCAGCTCGACTGGCCGGAACTCGCCTCCTTCCCCGACTACGGCCTCGTCCGCAAGCGCGACGACTTCGACGAACAGCTCGCCCGCCAGGCCCAGAAGGCAGGCGCGCGGCTGTACGAGCGCTGCAACGTCGGCGCCCCGATCACCGACGACCGCACCGGCCGCATCACCGGCGTGCACGCGAAACTCGGTGAGGACAAGCGCGAGGTCACCTTCCACGCCCCGCTGGTGGTCGCGGCCGACGGCAACTCCACCCGCCTGTCGTTGGCGATGGGCCTGCACCGCCGCGAGGACCGCCCGATGGGCGTCGCGGTCCGTACGTACTTCACCTCTCCGCGCCACGAGGACGACTATCTGGAGTCCTGGCTGGAACTCTGGGACCGGCGAGGGGCCGAGGACCGTCTGCTCCCGGGCTACGGCTGGATCTTCGGCATGGGCGACGGCACCTCGAACGTCGGTCTCGGTGTGCTCAACACCTCGGACTCCTTCAAGGAGCTGGACTGGCGCGAGGTGCTGAAGGCCTGGTGCGCGTCGATGCCGGAGGACTGGGGCTACACCCCCGACAACATGACCGGCCCGATCCGCGGCGCCGCCCTCCCCATGGCCTTCAACCGGCAGCCCCACTACACGAAGGGCCTGCTGCTCGTCGGCGACGCCGGCGGCCTGGTGAACCCCTTCAACGGTGAGGGCATCGCCTACGCCATGGAGTCCGGCCAGATCGCCGCCGACGTCATCGTCCAGGCCTCCGCGCGGGCCACCCCGGCCCAGCGGGAGATCGCGCTCCAGCGCTACCCGCGCGTGCTCAAGGACACCTACGGCGGCTACTACACACTGGGCCGCGCCTTCGTGAAGCTCATCGGCAACCCGAAGGTCATGAAGATCGCGGCCGAACGTGGCCTGACGCACCCCTTGCTGATGAAGTTCACCCTGAAGATGCTGGCCAACCTGACCGACCCGACGGGTGGCGACGCGATGGACCGGATCATCAACGGCCTGAGCAAGGTGGCCCCGAAGGCGTGA
- the def gene encoding peptide deformylase: MPRVFVQGRPVDSYPRLTPEARLGAVRRITEVGEEVLHKPCRDVTEFGPELAALIADMFRTMYVADGAGLAANQVGVGLRLFVYDCPDDDGVRHVGHIVNPVLEPLVAGDRRLLDEGEGCLSVPGAVMEVPRPDRAVVRGLDQDGNALVVEGTGYFARCLEHETDHVNGRVYLDRLSTRERKDALRQVADRREEVFARRAAKQEALTS, from the coding sequence ATGCCTCGTGTCTTCGTACAGGGCAGGCCCGTCGACTCGTATCCGCGGCTCACGCCCGAGGCACGGCTTGGGGCCGTGCGGCGGATCACCGAAGTCGGTGAAGAAGTGCTGCACAAGCCGTGCCGGGACGTTACCGAGTTCGGGCCCGAACTCGCCGCGCTCATCGCCGACATGTTCCGCACGATGTATGTGGCCGACGGAGCCGGGCTCGCGGCCAACCAGGTCGGCGTCGGTCTGCGGCTGTTCGTGTACGACTGCCCGGACGACGACGGTGTCCGGCATGTCGGACACATCGTCAATCCGGTACTGGAGCCGCTCGTCGCCGGCGACCGGCGCCTCCTCGACGAGGGCGAGGGGTGCCTGTCCGTGCCGGGGGCCGTGATGGAAGTACCCCGCCCGGATCGTGCCGTCGTGCGCGGGCTCGATCAGGACGGGAACGCTCTTGTCGTCGAGGGGACGGGGTACTTCGCCCGGTGTCTGGAGCACGAGACCGACCACGTCAACGGGCGCGTGTATCTGGACCGGCTCTCCACGCGGGAGCGCAAGGACGCGCTGCGGCAGGTGGCGGACCGTCGCGAGGAAGTGTTCGCGCGACGGGCCGCCAAGCAGGAGGCCCTCACCTCCTGA
- a CDS encoding NADH-quinone oxidoreductase subunit A, translating into MNAYAPILVLGALGAGFAIFSVIVASLIGPKRYNRAKIEAYECGIEPTPTPAGGGRFPIKYYLTAMLFIVFDIEIVFLYPWAVTFDALGVFGLVEMLLFVLTVFVAYAYVWRRGGLEWD; encoded by the coding sequence GTGAACGCGTATGCGCCCATCCTCGTACTGGGAGCCCTCGGGGCAGGCTTTGCGATCTTCTCCGTGATCGTGGCTTCGCTGATCGGCCCGAAGCGGTACAACCGGGCCAAAATCGAAGCTTATGAATGCGGGATCGAGCCGACACCCACGCCGGCCGGCGGTGGGCGATTCCCCATCAAGTACTACCTGACGGCGATGCTCTTCATCGTCTTCGACATCGAGATCGTCTTCCTCTACCCCTGGGCCGTCACCTTCGACGCCCTGGGTGTTTTCGGGCTCGTGGAGATGCTGCTCTTCGTGCTCACCGTCTTCGTGGCGTACGCGTACGTGTGGCGGCGCGGCGGCCTGGAATGGGACTGA
- a CDS encoding NuoB/complex I 20 kDa subunit family protein: MGLEEKLPSGFLLTTVEQAAGWVRKASVFPATFGLACCAIEMMTTGAGRYDLARFGMEVFRGSPRQADLMIVAGRVSQKMAPVLRQVYDQMPNPKWVISMGVCASSGGMFNNYAIVQGVDHIVPVDIYLPGCPPRPEMLIDAILKLHQKIQTSKLGVNAEEAAREAEEAALKALPTIEMKGLLR, translated from the coding sequence ATGGGACTCGAAGAAAAACTGCCGAGCGGATTCCTGCTGACCACCGTCGAGCAGGCCGCAGGCTGGGTGCGCAAGGCGTCCGTCTTCCCCGCCACGTTCGGACTCGCCTGCTGTGCCATCGAGATGATGACCACCGGCGCGGGCCGCTATGACCTCGCGCGCTTCGGCATGGAGGTCTTCCGCGGTTCACCCCGCCAGGCGGACTTGATGATCGTGGCCGGCCGGGTCAGCCAGAAGATGGCGCCGGTGCTGCGGCAGGTCTACGACCAGATGCCCAACCCCAAGTGGGTGATCTCCATGGGGGTCTGTGCCTCCTCGGGCGGGATGTTCAACAACTACGCCATCGTGCAGGGCGTCGACCACATCGTCCCGGTCGACATCTATCTGCCCGGCTGCCCGCCACGGCCCGAGATGCTGATCGACGCGATTCTCAAGCTCCATCAGAAGATCCAGACCTCCAAGCTCGGCGTGAACGCCGAGGAGGCGGCCCGCGAGGCCGAGGAGGCCGCGCTCAAGGCGCTCCCCACGATCGAGATGAAGGGGCTGCTGCGATGA
- a CDS encoding PASTA domain-containing protein — translation MRVPKLVGLMAVDARERARSHGVLLAAPDRPEFHLTVVDYVVRQYPPPGVAIPHGAVVTVWFDFGEGEGGGGAGVREPRFPQPPRGGLERELERPGDAFEAVR, via the coding sequence GTGCGCGTACCGAAGCTCGTCGGCCTGATGGCCGTGGACGCGCGTGAAAGGGCCAGGTCACACGGGGTGCTGCTGGCCGCGCCCGACCGGCCCGAATTCCATCTCACCGTCGTCGACTACGTCGTACGGCAGTATCCGCCGCCGGGCGTCGCGATACCGCACGGTGCCGTCGTCACCGTGTGGTTCGACTTCGGGGAGGGCGAAGGCGGCGGGGGCGCGGGGGTGCGCGAGCCGCGGTTCCCGCAGCCGCCCAGGGGTGGGCTGGAACGTGAACTCGAGCGGCCCGGAGACGCGTTCGAGGCGGTCAGGTGA
- a CDS encoding NADH-quinone oxidoreductase subunit C, giving the protein MSDANGTGAGGASNGVNPEKDLAASNLPGQRGDGGEEIRVQRGMFGAANGGDTSGYGGLVRSVRLPGASARPYGGWFDEVADELEGALEEQGLVPENVIEKTVVDRDELTFHVERTYLLSVAQTLRDDPALRFELCTGVSGVHYLHDKGRELHAVYHLRSITHNRLIRVEVSAPDSDPHVPSLVSVYPTNDWHERETYDFFGIVFDGHPALMRIMMPDDWPGHPQRKDYPLGGIPVEYKGAQIPAPDQRRSYS; this is encoded by the coding sequence ATGAGCGACGCGAACGGCACCGGAGCAGGCGGGGCCAGCAACGGGGTCAACCCCGAGAAGGACCTCGCCGCCTCCAACCTCCCCGGCCAGCGCGGCGACGGCGGCGAGGAGATCCGCGTCCAGCGCGGCATGTTCGGTGCCGCCAACGGTGGCGACACCTCCGGTTACGGCGGCCTGGTCCGCTCCGTCCGGCTCCCGGGCGCCTCCGCGAGGCCGTACGGGGGCTGGTTCGACGAGGTCGCCGACGAACTGGAGGGCGCTCTGGAGGAGCAGGGGCTGGTCCCCGAGAACGTGATCGAGAAGACGGTCGTCGACCGCGACGAGCTGACGTTCCACGTCGAACGCACGTACCTGCTCAGCGTCGCCCAGACCCTGCGCGACGACCCCGCCCTGCGCTTCGAACTCTGCACAGGCGTGAGCGGAGTCCACTACCTGCACGACAAGGGCCGCGAGCTGCACGCCGTCTACCACCTGCGCTCGATCACCCACAACAGGCTGATCCGCGTCGAGGTCAGCGCCCCGGACAGCGACCCGCACGTCCCGTCCCTGGTCTCCGTCTATCCGACGAACGACTGGCACGAACGCGAGACGTACGACTTCTTCGGGATCGTCTTCGACGGCCACCCGGCCCTGATGCGGATCATGATGCCGGACGACTGGCCGGGCCACCCGCAGCGCAAGGACTATCCCCTCGGCGGCATCCCCGTCGAGTACAAGGGCGCCCAGATCCCGGCTCCGGACCAGCGGAGGTCGTACTCATGA
- a CDS encoding C40 family peptidase, which yields MEEPLVPLVPMSHTATAHIRSHRKPRRAASSSLAMRAGVAGGVLSTLAVAGASSAANAAEPVTQTLELPTLTADLAAQIAESADATQQAAANYELQAERDAAAAKAAQEARKDLAEAKQKAEAKEKAEAARKAAAEAAVSRSAERATLSASSSSSDSSSSSETSQVAAPASGSVGAVIAFLNEQVGDAYVMGATGPNAWDCSSLVQAAFKQVGVDLPRVSQDQSTVGTEVSLSNLEVGDILYWGAKGSAYHVAVYVGNGQYLDAANPSKGVLVQDLSGYPASGAVRVL from the coding sequence ATGGAGGAGCCCCTGGTACCGCTAGTACCCATGTCCCACACCGCTACCGCTCACATACGAAGCCACCGGAAGCCCCGGCGTGCAGCCAGCTCGTCGCTGGCCATGCGCGCAGGAGTCGCCGGTGGCGTTCTCAGCACCCTGGCAGTGGCGGGTGCGTCCAGTGCGGCGAACGCCGCCGAGCCTGTGACGCAGACACTCGAACTGCCCACCCTCACGGCCGACCTGGCCGCTCAGATCGCCGAGTCCGCGGACGCCACGCAGCAGGCCGCCGCGAACTACGAGCTCCAGGCCGAGCGTGACGCCGCAGCCGCCAAGGCGGCCCAGGAGGCCAGGAAGGACCTCGCGGAGGCCAAGCAGAAGGCGGAGGCCAAGGAGAAGGCCGAGGCCGCCCGCAAGGCCGCTGCGGAGGCCGCTGTCTCCCGCTCTGCCGAGCGCGCGACGCTTAGCGCCTCCAGCTCGTCCTCCGACTCCTCCTCCAGCTCGGAGACGTCGCAGGTGGCCGCCCCCGCGAGCGGCAGCGTCGGGGCCGTCATCGCCTTCCTCAACGAGCAGGTGGGCGACGCCTACGTCATGGGCGCCACGGGCCCCAACGCGTGGGACTGCTCTTCCTTGGTGCAGGCCGCGTTCAAGCAGGTCGGCGTGGACCTCCCCCGGGTCTCGCAGGACCAGTCGACGGTCGGCACGGAGGTCTCGCTCTCCAACCTGGAGGTCGGGGACATCCTGTACTGGGGTGCGAAGGGTTCGGCGTACCACGTGGCGGTGTACGTGGGTAACGGCCAGTACCTGGATGCCGCCAACCCGTCCAAGGGCGTCCTCGTCCAGGACCTGTCCGGGTACCCGGCGTCGGGTGCGGTGCGCGTTCTCTGA
- a CDS encoding GNAT family N-acetyltransferase — MDRALPPVRLRVPTDEDAFAWHRVFDDPDVMEFHGGRSAELSVYEELTARQRRHDAEYGFCFWTMLDESDQVIGFTGAQPWPQDWGPKGEIEIGWRLGRAHWGQGYATAAAELTLERVRAAGVSGVVAMVNARNERSIAVTRRLGMRLTDVFTTPTLKQEGHCYRLDL, encoded by the coding sequence GTGGACCGAGCACTCCCCCCAGTACGCCTCCGTGTTCCCACCGACGAGGACGCCTTCGCCTGGCACCGCGTCTTCGACGACCCCGACGTCATGGAGTTCCACGGGGGCAGATCGGCGGAACTGTCCGTCTACGAGGAGCTCACCGCCCGCCAGCGCCGGCACGACGCCGAGTACGGGTTCTGCTTCTGGACCATGCTCGACGAGTCGGACCAGGTCATCGGCTTCACCGGCGCGCAACCGTGGCCGCAGGACTGGGGCCCCAAGGGGGAGATCGAGATCGGCTGGCGGCTCGGCCGGGCCCACTGGGGCCAGGGTTACGCCACCGCGGCAGCCGAGTTGACCCTGGAGCGGGTGCGCGCGGCGGGCGTGTCCGGCGTGGTCGCGATGGTCAACGCCCGCAACGAGCGGTCCATCGCGGTCACCCGACGGCTGGGCATGCGCCTCACCGACGTCTTCACGACGCCGACGCTGAAGCAGGAGGGGCACTGCTATCGGCTCGATCTATGA